The following coding sequences lie in one Candidatus Nitrospira allomarina genomic window:
- a CDS encoding FG-GAP-like repeat-containing protein — MNYSKVARLGSPFSSHLPIPFGLRVSGFLVVLFFGCFGPLTETFAATIIIVNKDSPGEGFNDPAPFTPVGGNTATTLGEARLKAFEYAANILAQVLVSTVGIRVDARIDSLGTGILGSAGPNTVHRNFPNAPVANTWYVQSLANKLAEQDLDLTTSDISATFSANFTNWYFGLDANPPSGQFDFVTVVLHEIIHGLGFLSLVDVQTGEKFLGTNDVFMRWLELHGASPANYPEMTDNQRQYANVANPNLHFVGGNLQGGSETLTAGRTDTHVQMYAPNPAQLGSSVSHFTNTIKPDQLMEPGIASGRAIHDLGLAQPLLQDLGWIFEAGVSFPTRNDVNGDEKADLVWRNTSTWAVAIWLMNGSTIASSGLLGVVSSKWQVAGTGDVNEDGKADVIWRHSDTGTVAVWLMNGLTVMSVGFPGSVSVDWQIASVGDVNGDGRADLVWRNTSSGEVTIWLMSGSTIASSGHLGAVPLEWQIAGTGDMNADGKADLIWRNNLTGVVEVWLMQGLTVLSIGFTGGVSTDWQIAGVGDVNDDGMGDLVWRKTSNGEVAIWLMNGVTLSSPGFFGVVPQGWEIASTSDVNGDGRADIIWRNKQTGTVAVWMMNGLTVMSIGFPGSTSINWKIQH; from the coding sequence ATGAATTATTCTAAAGTCGCCAGACTGGGAAGCCCCTTTTCTTCTCATTTACCGATACCCTTCGGCCTCCGGGTGTCTGGATTTCTGGTCGTCTTATTCTTTGGCTGCTTTGGACCCTTGACCGAGACCTTCGCTGCCACCATTATTATTGTGAATAAAGATAGTCCCGGGGAGGGATTTAACGATCCTGCGCCTTTTACACCAGTGGGTGGAAATACGGCCACCACCCTTGGGGAGGCACGGTTAAAAGCATTTGAGTATGCGGCAAATATTTTAGCGCAGGTGCTGGTGAGCACGGTGGGCATTCGAGTCGATGCTCGAATTGATTCCTTGGGAACAGGGATACTGGGATCGGCTGGCCCTAATACCGTCCATCGGAATTTTCCCAATGCTCCTGTGGCAAATACCTGGTATGTCCAATCCCTTGCCAATAAGCTTGCAGAGCAGGATCTGGATCTTACTACCAGTGATATAAGTGCCACCTTCAGTGCAAATTTCACGAATTGGTATTTTGGGCTGGATGCCAATCCTCCATCTGGTCAATTTGATTTTGTTACCGTGGTACTTCATGAGATTATTCATGGCCTTGGTTTTTTGTCACTTGTTGATGTGCAAACCGGAGAGAAATTCTTAGGAACCAATGATGTTTTTATGCGTTGGTTGGAGCTTCATGGAGCCAGTCCGGCCAATTACCCTGAAATGACCGATAACCAAAGGCAATATGCGAATGTGGCGAACCCGAATCTTCATTTTGTTGGTGGCAATCTTCAAGGCGGCTCCGAAACCCTGACGGCCGGACGGACGGATACTCATGTTCAGATGTATGCTCCAAACCCGGCTCAATTAGGTTCATCGGTGTCTCATTTCACGAATACGATTAAGCCTGATCAGCTTATGGAGCCAGGAATAGCTTCCGGAAGGGCGATTCATGATCTCGGGTTAGCTCAACCTCTGTTGCAAGATTTAGGATGGATATTTGAGGCTGGCGTGAGTTTCCCAACTCGGAATGATGTTAATGGTGACGAGAAGGCAGACCTCGTTTGGCGCAACACGAGCACGTGGGCTGTCGCGATTTGGTTGATGAACGGTTCTACGATTGCTTCCTCCGGTTTATTGGGGGTGGTGTCGTCGAAGTGGCAGGTTGCCGGTACTGGAGATGTCAATGAGGATGGGAAAGCAGATGTTATCTGGCGTCACAGCGATACAGGAACGGTTGCGGTGTGGCTGATGAATGGTCTCACTGTCATGTCGGTGGGTTTTCCAGGTAGCGTCTCTGTGGATTGGCAAATCGCGAGTGTGGGTGATGTCAACGGCGACGGGAGGGCGGACCTCGTTTGGCGCAACACAAGTAGTGGGGAAGTGACGATTTGGTTAATGAGCGGCTCCACGATTGCTTCTTCCGGCCATTTGGGCGCCGTACCGTTGGAGTGGCAAATAGCGGGAACGGGAGATATGAATGCCGATGGAAAAGCGGATCTTATATGGCGGAATAACCTGACCGGCGTAGTGGAAGTGTGGCTAATGCAAGGACTCACGGTCCTGTCAATTGGTTTCACCGGAGGGGTCTCCACGGATTGGCAAATTGCAGGGGTGGGTGATGTAAATGATGACGGGATGGGGGATTTGGTTTGGCGTAAAACGAGTAACGGGGAGGTTGCAATTTGGTTGATGAATGGGGTGACTCTCAGTTCTCCTGGGTTTTTTGGCGTGGTGCCTCAGGGATGGGAGATTGCTAGCACCAGTGATGTCAATGGGGATGGGCGCGCAGATATAATTTGGCGTAACAAGCAGACGGGTACGGTGGCGGTGTGGATGATGAATGGGCTTACTGTCATGTCGATTGGCTTTCCGGGTAGTACTTCGATCAATTGGAAAATTCAACATTAG
- a CDS encoding fibronectin type III domain-containing protein, whose protein sequence is MSHDQGFSQITYPHTHTHSFRSVFRSLWTIVLFLCLFSSNALAGEVTLAWNPPSAEYGGFIVAYGTSSGTYSETQDVGAQAIYTVTSLTPGQTYYFAVKAYDRARKIESPFSNQVSVTLPIVNARPAPPKDVKVY, encoded by the coding sequence ATGTCACACGATCAAGGTTTCTCTCAAATTACCTACCCCCATACCCATACCCATTCCTTTCGATCCGTATTTAGGTCATTATGGACCATTGTTCTTTTTCTCTGTCTTTTTTCCTCCAATGCACTGGCGGGAGAAGTCACCCTAGCCTGGAATCCTCCTTCCGCAGAATATGGTGGATTCATTGTCGCCTACGGGACTTCAAGCGGCACTTATTCGGAGACTCAAGATGTCGGAGCTCAGGCCATTTATACGGTGACAAGCCTGACTCCCGGTCAAACCTATTATTTTGCGGTAAAAGCTTACGACCGGGCTCGTAAAATTGAAAGCCCGTTTTCAAATCAGGTGAGTGTTACCTTGCCTATCGTTAATGCGCGTCCTGCTCCTCCAAAGGATGTAAAGGTTTATTGA